The DNA sequence TACGGGTTGCCAGCGATTTTGCGTACGAGTGATGTGTGCCCGTTTCGTTTATTTTCCATAATGTACGTTTTGATTGTGCAGTGGGTGTTACATTGCTCGCACGTCGTGTACAGCACGTTTTCCGCCGTGTAATCTTGGTAACTCGTGCCGATGCCGTGATCTTTATCTTCCCACACATTGTGCGTCAACTGGCGCAGCGGACTCGTAAAGAACGGGGAGACGAGCGCCATCGCCCCTAAAATACCGGCCCCTTTAATAAAGGAACGACGCGACATTTTTTTGTCCGACTTCCCGTCATTCTCGACAAGTTCTTGTAGCACACCGTCTGGCGTTTGTTTACGATTGTGTTGATCAGCCACGGGTCATCACCTCTTCCTCTTCCGCTTTATCTTCCACTTCTAGCGGCAACCACTTCGCACCAAACGAGTAAATGATTAAACCCATTGCCACGACACCGATCGACGCTAGCCACTCGACGAGGTTCGGGCTGTAGTACCCGTGCGGCATTCCTTCTAGCGGGTGTACGATTTGCGTCGGGACGACGATGTTGAAGCGCACTCCGATGATGCCGATGACGATGAGGATCGCTGCCGCCATAAGCCACCACACGTTGTCGCGCAATTTTTTGCTGGCGACGATGACGATCGGGACGACGGAACCGAGCAATATTTGTACCCCCCAGAACGACCACGAGAACGGTCCGGTAAACATTACTTTAAAAATTGCCATTTCCGCTGGTTCCAAGTTGTAAAAGCCGACGAGAAACTCGTAAAACTCGAGCAGTAAGTCGATTGCTAGGAAAAAAACCATTAAGTTCGCTAACCCTTTGACCATTGGCACGTCGACTTCGCGGCCGCGCACTTTATTTTGAATGACGTACATCGCTGTAAGTAGCGCCGTGCCGGAAACGAGAGCGGAGACGACGAAGACGATCGGGAAAAGGGCGCTGTTCCAGTACGGCTGTGCTTTGACGAAGGCGAACAGCGTCCCTGTGCCGCCGTGCACGCCGATGATCGCGATCGGAATGCCTAAAATGCCGAGAATTTTCATCCAACGGTGATCTTTCTTCTGCGATTCCTCGGACGTGTCGGTACTGCCGAGTGTCAACCATTTACTGAGCTTCGCCACCCATCCGGTACCTTCGCGGGAACGCGTAATTAAATCGACGCGCATGGAGAAGTACAACTCCGTCATGAGCAGTACGACGTACACAAGGTAAAAGCGCACTTCCCACGACAGCATGCTAAGTATGTTCCAATAAGCGAGTGAGTGCCAAAACCGTTCCATCCGCCCGATGTCGAGAAAGACGAAGGTGAGCGCGACGATCATGCAGACAAAAGCGGTAAATAAAGCGTAACGCCCCACTTTTTCATACTGCTCCATCCCGAATACGAAGATGAGCGTCGACAATAGAAAAGCGCCTGCGCTCAAGCCGACGAAAAAGATGTAAAAAACGATCCACGCACCCCACGGCACGAATTGGTTCAAATTAGTGACGGAAAGCCCTTCGACTAAGCGGTACACGATGGCGCTGCCGCCGATGACGAACAGGACGGCTAGCACAGCGATCCACAGTTTAAAGCCTCGCTGCCCTTTCCGAGACTGAACCGCTTCGGCCTGCTGTGCTTTAGTTCCTGTCACGGTAGACGGCTGCACGCCCGCACCGTTCCTCGTAGACGGCTCTGCCTCGGATGGCTTCTCGGATCGCTTCGCAGCTGGCTCGCTCATTGCCGTGTCCTTCGTTCCGGGGCGCCTTAACCCCCGCATTTTTACACTATCCGTTGTGGACACGTTAATCGCTCCTTTCATTCGTTAATTTGTTCACATTAAGTAAATGACGCGCGGTTCTGTGCCTAACTCTTCCTTCAGGCGGAAGGCGCGCGGGCTGTTGGCCAACTTGGACACGACGCTGTTCGGGTCGTCGAGGTCGCCGAAATAACGGGCGTCGCCGATGCACGTCTCTACACAAGCCGGTTCTTCGCCGCGCTGCAAGCGGTGGAAACAAAATGAACATTTGCGCACGGTGCCAAT is a window from the Numidum massiliense genome containing:
- the nrfD gene encoding NrfD/PsrC family molybdoenzyme membrane anchor subunit, which translates into the protein MSTTDSVKMRGLRRPGTKDTAMSEPAAKRSEKPSEAEPSTRNGAGVQPSTVTGTKAQQAEAVQSRKGQRGFKLWIAVLAVLFVIGGSAIVYRLVEGLSVTNLNQFVPWGAWIVFYIFFVGLSAGAFLLSTLIFVFGMEQYEKVGRYALFTAFVCMIVALTFVFLDIGRMERFWHSLAYWNILSMLSWEVRFYLVYVVLLMTELYFSMRVDLITRSREGTGWVAKLSKWLTLGSTDTSEESQKKDHRWMKILGILGIPIAIIGVHGGTGTLFAFVKAQPYWNSALFPIVFVVSALVSGTALLTAMYVIQNKVRGREVDVPMVKGLANLMVFFLAIDLLLEFYEFLVGFYNLEPAEMAIFKVMFTGPFSWSFWGVQILLGSVVPIVIVASKKLRDNVWWLMAAAILIVIGIIGVRFNIVVPTQIVHPLEGMPHGYYSPNLVEWLASIGVVAMGLIIYSFGAKWLPLEVEDKAEEEEVMTRG